In Pedobacter sp. MC2016-14, the following proteins share a genomic window:
- a CDS encoding RNA polymerase sigma factor, with product MEQKEKLFKEIFDSNSKKIFHLCYGYTGDTDAANDLLQETFLKVWQNLDKFRNKSLISTWIYRIAVNTCLTYLRSEKRQAKDELTENIVENTIEEHSEKNEQVALLYKSIAKLEENDRLIITMVLDELPYHEIAEISGISEGNLRVKIHRIKQKLTDLYNQHARI from the coding sequence TTGGAACAAAAAGAGAAATTATTTAAAGAAATCTTTGACAGTAACTCCAAAAAGATATTTCATCTTTGCTATGGTTACACGGGCGATACCGATGCGGCCAATGATTTGTTGCAGGAAACCTTCTTAAAGGTTTGGCAAAATCTAGATAAATTCAGAAATAAATCGCTTATTTCCACTTGGATCTACAGAATTGCAGTAAATACCTGCTTAACTTACCTCAGATCTGAAAAAAGACAAGCTAAAGATGAGCTGACGGAAAACATAGTAGAAAATACTATTGAAGAGCATTCAGAAAAGAACGAACAGGTGGCCTTACTTTATAAAAGTATAGCCAAACTGGAAGAGAATGACAGACTAATTATCACCATGGTACTGGATGAATTACCGTATCATGAAATTGCCGAAATTTCTGGCATTAGTGAGGGCAACCTTAGGGTGAAAATTCACCGTATTAAACAAAAACTGACCGATTTATATAACCAGCATGCAAGAATTTGA
- the msrB gene encoding peptide-methionine (R)-S-oxide reductase MsrB, producing the protein MLKWIDVIKYADHGNPEPDQKLVKSDEDWRLQLSEEEYRVTRLKGTERAHSSEMCSLFEPGIYACICCGTLLFDGQEKFESGTGWPSFTQPLKENAVAYHADYAYGMKRIEALCNTCDAHLGHVFPDGPAPSGLRYCMNAVSLKKA; encoded by the coding sequence ATGCTAAAGTGGATAGATGTTATCAAATATGCTGATCATGGAAACCCAGAACCTGATCAGAAATTAGTAAAGTCAGATGAAGATTGGAGACTGCAATTGTCTGAAGAAGAATATAGAGTTACCAGGTTGAAAGGTACTGAAAGGGCGCATAGTTCTGAGATGTGCAGCCTGTTTGAGCCTGGCATTTACGCATGTATATGTTGCGGAACCTTACTTTTTGACGGCCAGGAAAAATTTGAATCAGGAACGGGCTGGCCTTCTTTCACACAGCCGCTTAAAGAAAATGCAGTGGCTTACCATGCTGATTATGCGTATGGAATGAAAAGAATAGAAGCACTTTGTAATACATGTGATGCCCATTTGGGCCATGTTTTCCCGGATGGACCAGCGCCAAGCGGATTGCGTTACTGCATGAATGCCGTTTCCCTAAAAAAAGCCTGA
- a CDS encoding thioesterase family protein: MDYLNLRWSDLDPNFHLRHSSYYDLAAQHRIEILDQYGITIETLKEHHVGPVLFKEQCEFKREIHLNSKIYIVTKLLKMKRDGSFWIIQHDFISEEGKLHAIIKVEGSWIDIIKRKLSRPVPEVIFSGLENFPKSEEFEFI; encoded by the coding sequence ATGGATTACTTAAACCTGAGATGGTCAGACCTTGACCCGAATTTTCATCTTCGCCACAGTAGCTATTATGATCTTGCTGCACAGCACCGTATAGAGATTCTAGATCAATATGGCATTACTATAGAAACCTTAAAGGAGCATCATGTTGGTCCTGTACTGTTTAAGGAGCAATGCGAATTTAAAAGAGAAATTCATTTAAATTCTAAGATTTACATCGTAACCAAATTATTAAAAATGAAGAGAGATGGTTCATTCTGGATTATCCAACACGATTTCATTTCTGAAGAGGGTAAACTTCATGCAATTATTAAAGTAGAAGGAAGTTGGATTGACATTATAAAAAGAAAACTTTCCAGACCTGTACCAGAAGTAATTTTCTCGGGCCTGGAGAATTTCCCAAAATCTGAAGAATTCGAATTCATTTAA
- a CDS encoding TlpA disulfide reductase family protein → MYKLKTKIIVLLGLSLAIPLMLNAQQHVGSSVKAKTVFRYSPSILTSGEKVNITYNPEVGAAKPQVPVKGSVYIFKNFSWHGYDLPLVKTDTGYISSYLLPEGTAMVAYRFAIGDSIDRGARFPHAMVVYGPGQKMNPGGYVEWGLFRSRNFEGLMSPIVAPEALIEPKVLMQLWIPREFGNPLVKRNMFFEMANGIKVYLPKQKADSILFKAGEEIVNLPDVTEKEMITVQRVYESILQSQSLTDSLNQLILKKYPDGLAHRLKLIKAIYLEMNAEKRVKLWDEFIAAYPPETFPFSDYVNPTLSFRSFFMNAYYGVANIRFQKHELKKVGELAANAPFGMVGYFYNHYVTFPFRAPVPVITEKEALVLSKYITDVLLKRIQKADLLDRGILAPSEWSVQEMKANAYVFIHHSELLSNAGQFDNALKLMDQLKPFVGYKNIEFNTLYAKLLHHFGKTAEVTGFVTEAVKLNTASPEMVELLKISYIKKKGSANGFDAYYTAMRPVLSLKEKQDKLKAAMVRLPAINFSLENLTGKKVDLRELKGKIVVLDFWASWCFPCKEAMPAMQMLVNKYEPSGDVYFLFIATLEHSPNYKKLINDFLAAKKYNFNVLYDKEDPAIKRLGLTFNQYAAQLKLSGIPQKVIIDQNGMVRWVAGGFSGDLIALTDEVSYIVDELKKEKHN, encoded by the coding sequence ATGTATAAGTTAAAAACTAAAATTATAGTTCTGCTTGGATTAAGTTTAGCTATACCATTAATGTTAAATGCTCAACAGCATGTTGGTTCTTCTGTTAAGGCGAAAACAGTATTTCGATATTCTCCATCTATATTAACCAGTGGAGAAAAAGTAAACATAACTTATAACCCAGAAGTAGGTGCCGCTAAACCGCAAGTTCCGGTAAAAGGCTCTGTTTATATTTTTAAAAACTTTTCCTGGCATGGCTACGATCTTCCTTTAGTAAAAACTGATACTGGATATATCTCCTCTTACCTTTTACCAGAGGGCACGGCGATGGTTGCTTACCGCTTTGCTATTGGGGACAGTATAGATCGGGGTGCCAGATTTCCCCATGCCATGGTGGTATACGGACCGGGCCAGAAAATGAACCCCGGTGGATATGTTGAGTGGGGCTTATTCCGTTCAAGGAATTTTGAAGGCCTGATGTCTCCAATTGTTGCGCCAGAGGCGCTTATAGAGCCAAAAGTCTTAATGCAGCTTTGGATTCCCAGAGAATTTGGGAATCCGCTTGTTAAGCGAAATATGTTTTTTGAAATGGCAAATGGCATTAAGGTTTATTTGCCCAAACAAAAAGCCGATTCTATTTTATTTAAAGCAGGTGAAGAAATTGTCAATTTGCCAGACGTAACCGAAAAAGAAATGATTACTGTGCAACGGGTTTATGAAAGTATTTTACAAAGCCAATCCCTTACAGACTCTTTAAATCAATTAATTCTAAAAAAGTATCCCGATGGTCTCGCACACCGGTTAAAACTAATAAAAGCTATTTACTTAGAAATGAATGCGGAAAAAAGAGTGAAATTATGGGACGAGTTTATAGCAGCGTATCCTCCCGAAACTTTTCCTTTTAGTGATTATGTAAATCCAACGCTTAGCTTTCGTTCATTCTTTATGAATGCTTATTACGGCGTGGCAAACATCCGGTTTCAAAAACATGAATTGAAAAAAGTCGGAGAATTGGCCGCTAATGCTCCTTTCGGGATGGTAGGCTATTTTTATAATCACTATGTAACTTTTCCTTTCCGTGCACCAGTCCCTGTAATCACAGAAAAGGAAGCTTTAGTGTTGTCAAAATACATTACCGATGTTTTGTTGAAGCGTATTCAAAAAGCAGATTTGCTTGACAGGGGTATTCTTGCGCCTTCAGAATGGAGCGTTCAAGAAATGAAAGCTAATGCTTATGTGTTTATTCATCACTCTGAACTTTTAAGCAATGCCGGACAATTTGATAATGCTTTGAAGTTAATGGATCAGCTCAAACCCTTTGTTGGATATAAGAATATTGAATTCAATACCTTATATGCCAAATTATTGCATCATTTTGGTAAAACTGCAGAAGTTACTGGTTTTGTTACTGAAGCTGTAAAATTAAATACAGCCTCTCCCGAGATGGTAGAACTTTTAAAAATTAGTTACATCAAGAAAAAGGGTTCCGCAAATGGTTTCGATGCCTACTACACTGCAATGAGGCCAGTGCTGTCACTAAAGGAAAAGCAGGACAAGTTAAAGGCGGCCATGGTAAGGCTCCCCGCCATCAATTTTAGCCTTGAAAATTTAACCGGCAAAAAGGTTGACCTTAGAGAGCTAAAAGGTAAAATTGTGGTGCTTGATTTTTGGGCCAGCTGGTGTTTCCCCTGTAAAGAGGCCATGCCGGCCATGCAAATGCTGGTAAATAAATATGAACCTTCAGGAGATGTCTATTTTTTGTTTATCGCTACCTTAGAGCACTCGCCAAATTATAAAAAGTTAATCAACGACTTTTTAGCTGCTAAAAAATACAATTTTAATGTACTTTACGATAAAGAAGATCCCGCAATTAAGAGATTAGGGCTTACATTTAATCAATACGCAGCCCAATTGAAATTATCAGGTATTCCTCAAAAAGTAATTATTGACCAAAATGGTATGGTGCGTTGGGTTGCTGGTGGTTTTAGTGGCGATCTTATAGCGCTTACAGACGAAGTAAGCTATATTGTAGATGAACTGAAAAAAGAAAAACACAATTAA
- a CDS encoding LruC domain-containing protein yields the protein MKIKSFMIIMGLSAVALSCKKNSSEEEIKVKTIDDIVVPTGFNWATSRDVNLSIGVSDNRFADGIFVISVYNGDPANNGALISQGSATFLSPFNTRVSLPNTITEVYAVKTAPDNTSVTQKITVNTTNISASIGTQGIRKSVDGIAVNALFDADNDGVLDLLDAYPNDASKAYNNYSINYNGGGSTAAFEDNFPAKGDYDVNDIVLSYKYNVITNASNRVAAISATYVLQATGGTFNNGAGIQFNLSAASATGFTSTGGAFLESGQDSVVVILFTNGRNEQATYNTRPGENASAAKTYTVNFNVTNGPLLSIFGVTTYNPFIYNGTPGYGRGYETHLYGDAPTKLANVSLFGTRDDRSVAPRYYVTANRLPFAIEVPTANFKYPIEGASINDAYLRFANWAESGGLLFGDWYANILLPGYRDNSKLYGN from the coding sequence ATGAAAATCAAATCATTCATGATTATTATGGGGTTAAGCGCAGTCGCTCTATCCTGTAAAAAAAATTCTTCTGAAGAGGAAATCAAGGTAAAAACCATTGACGACATTGTAGTTCCTACCGGCTTTAACTGGGCGACCTCCAGAGACGTCAATTTAAGCATCGGGGTAAGTGACAATCGTTTTGCTGATGGCATTTTTGTAATTAGCGTCTATAACGGAGATCCGGCAAATAATGGTGCCCTTATTAGTCAGGGCTCTGCTACATTTCTCAGTCCATTTAATACAAGGGTTTCGTTACCAAATACCATTACGGAAGTTTATGCAGTGAAAACCGCGCCAGATAATACCTCAGTTACTCAAAAAATAACGGTAAACACTACAAATATTTCAGCTTCTATAGGAACCCAGGGTATCAGAAAAAGTGTAGATGGCATTGCTGTAAATGCACTATTTGATGCCGACAACGATGGCGTTCTCGATCTTCTTGATGCCTATCCAAATGACGCGTCGAAGGCTTACAACAATTACTCCATCAATTACAATGGAGGAGGTTCCACAGCAGCATTTGAAGACAATTTTCCTGCTAAAGGTGACTATGATGTAAACGACATTGTTTTATCTTACAAGTACAATGTGATTACGAATGCCAGCAACAGGGTCGCTGCTATATCAGCCACCTACGTGCTACAGGCAACAGGTGGTACCTTCAATAATGGTGCAGGTATACAATTTAATCTTTCTGCGGCTAGTGCGACCGGATTTACCAGCACAGGGGGAGCTTTCCTTGAAAGCGGGCAAGATAGTGTAGTTGTCATCTTGTTTACAAATGGCCGAAATGAACAGGCAACCTATAATACGAGACCTGGAGAAAATGCCTCGGCTGCGAAAACCTACACGGTGAACTTTAATGTAACAAACGGACCATTATTGAGCATTTTTGGAGTAACAACGTACAATCCTTTCATTTACAATGGTACACCTGGTTATGGACGTGGATATGAAACGCACTTATATGGCGATGCACCTACCAAACTGGCCAACGTCTCTTTGTTTGGCACCAGAGATGACCGCTCTGTAGCACCAAGATACTACGTCACAGCAAACAGGCTTCCATTCGCTATAGAAGTACCTACAGCAAACTTCAAGTATCCTATTGAAGGTGCCTCTATTAATGACGCCTATTTAAGGTTTGCCAACTGGGCTGAGAGCGGCGGACTTTTATTTGGAGACTGGTACGCCAACATTTTACTACCTGGATACCGGGACAACAGCAAACTTTACGGTAACTAG
- the trxB gene encoding thioredoxin-disulfide reductase: MSQEIEHVQCLIIGSGPAGYTAAIYAARADLKPLMYTGMQAGGQLTQTTDVDNFPGYPQGIMGPEMMEDFRKQAERFGTEIRFGYVSSVDFSSMPHKVVIDEVKTVTADTVIIATGATAKWLGLPSEQHYNGFGVSACAVCDGFFFKGQDVAIVGAGDTAAEEATYLAKLCKKVYMLVRRDEFRASKAMVNRVLNTPNIEVIYNSEAKEVLGNGKNVTGLKIVNNQTQEETDLAVEGFFVAIGHKPNTDIFKGWLEMDETGYLKTIPGSTKTNREGVFACGDVQDHYYRQAVTAAGSGCMAALDAERYLAAKEDQVKILF; this comes from the coding sequence ATGTCTCAAGAGATAGAACACGTTCAATGTTTAATTATAGGATCTGGTCCTGCCGGATATACCGCTGCTATTTATGCTGCTCGTGCAGATCTTAAACCTTTGATGTATACAGGGATGCAAGCCGGTGGGCAGTTAACGCAGACCACAGATGTTGATAATTTTCCGGGATACCCGCAGGGTATTATGGGACCGGAAATGATGGAAGATTTTCGCAAACAGGCTGAAAGATTTGGTACAGAAATACGTTTTGGTTATGTAAGTTCTGTAGATTTCTCTTCTATGCCGCACAAAGTGGTTATTGACGAAGTAAAAACAGTGACTGCAGATACCGTAATTATAGCTACAGGTGCAACAGCAAAGTGGTTGGGGCTTCCAAGTGAGCAGCATTATAATGGTTTTGGCGTTTCTGCATGTGCAGTATGTGATGGATTTTTCTTTAAAGGACAAGATGTAGCTATTGTTGGTGCGGGTGATACTGCTGCTGAAGAGGCTACGTATTTGGCTAAACTTTGTAAAAAAGTATATATGCTGGTTCGTCGTGATGAATTCAGGGCTTCAAAGGCTATGGTAAACAGGGTATTGAATACACCTAATATTGAGGTAATTTACAATAGTGAAGCAAAAGAGGTATTAGGAAATGGCAAAAATGTAACTGGTCTTAAAATAGTAAATAACCAAACACAGGAAGAAACAGATTTAGCAGTTGAAGGTTTTTTTGTGGCAATTGGGCATAAACCAAATACAGATATATTTAAAGGTTGGTTAGAAATGGACGAGACTGGCTATTTAAAGACTATACCTGGAAGTACTAAAACAAACAGGGAGGGTGTATTTGCTTGTGGTGATGTTCAGGATCATTATTACCGTCAGGCGGTTACTGCTGCCGGATCAGGATGTATGGCCGCATTAGATGCAGAACGTTATCTTGCAGCTAAAGAAGACCAGGTAAAAATACTATTTTAG
- the guaB gene encoding IMP dehydrogenase has translation MQLDPNKFISEGLTYDDVLLVPAYSEVLPRDVDTSSFLTRKIRINVPIVSAAMDTVTEAGLAIAIAQAGGIGILHKNMTIERQAEQVRKVKRSESGMIQDPVTLRADALVADAFNIMKEFKIGGIPVIDADHKLVGIITNRDLRFQKDMQRPVFEVMTSENLITAPEGTTLLQAEEILQDYKIEKLPVVDKDGFLAGLITFKDIQKYKNFPKACKDEHGRLRVGAAVGVAADNIDRVAALVLAGVDVVTVDTAHGHSKGVIDMVKAIKSRFPDLQVIAGNIATADAALALAAAGADAVKVGIGPGSICTTRIIAGVGVPQLYAVFECAQALIGTGIPVIADGGIKQTGDIVKAIAAGASAIMAGSLFAGVEESPGETIIYEGRKFKSYRGMGSVEAMQLGSKDRYFQDEEDVVTKLVPEGIVGRVPYKGTLSEVIYQYVGGLRAGMHYCGAATVEDLQKAKFVRITAAGMRESHPHDISITKEAPNYSR, from the coding sequence ATGCAACTTGATCCCAACAAATTTATATCAGAAGGACTAACTTACGATGACGTATTATTAGTGCCTGCTTATTCTGAAGTTTTGCCGCGTGATGTGGATACTTCCAGCTTTTTAACCAGAAAAATCCGTATTAATGTTCCTATTGTATCGGCTGCTATGGATACCGTTACCGAAGCTGGTTTGGCAATCGCCATCGCTCAGGCTGGTGGAATCGGTATTCTGCATAAAAATATGACTATAGAGCGGCAGGCTGAACAAGTAAGAAAAGTTAAACGTTCTGAAAGTGGCATGATTCAAGATCCCGTAACTTTAAGGGCAGACGCACTCGTTGCTGACGCTTTTAACATTATGAAAGAATTTAAAATCGGAGGCATTCCGGTTATTGATGCTGATCATAAACTTGTTGGAATTATTACCAACAGAGACCTTCGTTTTCAAAAAGACATGCAACGTCCGGTATTTGAAGTGATGACCAGTGAGAACCTGATCACAGCACCTGAAGGTACAACCTTGCTTCAGGCCGAGGAAATTTTGCAGGATTATAAAATCGAAAAACTTCCTGTAGTTGATAAAGATGGCTTCTTAGCCGGATTAATTACTTTTAAAGACATACAGAAATATAAAAACTTTCCTAAAGCCTGTAAAGATGAACATGGCAGATTGAGGGTTGGCGCAGCAGTAGGTGTGGCTGCAGATAATATAGATCGTGTAGCAGCTTTGGTACTTGCAGGAGTAGATGTAGTGACTGTTGATACCGCACATGGTCACTCTAAAGGCGTAATTGACATGGTGAAGGCTATAAAATCACGTTTTCCGGACCTGCAGGTTATTGCAGGTAACATCGCTACTGCAGATGCGGCTTTGGCATTGGCGGCGGCAGGTGCCGATGCGGTTAAAGTAGGTATAGGTCCTGGATCTATTTGTACAACAAGAATTATTGCAGGTGTAGGCGTTCCGCAACTTTATGCTGTGTTTGAATGTGCCCAGGCTTTAATTGGAACGGGAATTCCTGTAATTGCTGATGGAGGCATTAAACAGACAGGAGATATTGTTAAGGCAATCGCTGCTGGTGCAAGTGCAATTATGGCAGGTTCGCTGTTTGCCGGTGTTGAGGAGTCACCTGGAGAAACAATTATCTATGAAGGACGTAAATTCAAGTCATACAGGGGGATGGGATCTGTTGAAGCTATGCAACTCGGATCTAAAGACCGGTATTTTCAGGACGAAGAAGATGTGGTTACTAAACTTGTTCCTGAAGGTATTGTAGGTCGTGTACCTTATAAGGGAACGCTTTCTGAGGTGATTTATCAGTACGTAGGAGGTCTGAGAGCAGGTATGCACTACTGCGGAGCAGCGACAGTTGAAGATTTGCAAAAAGCTAAATTTGTCAGGATAACCGCCGCTGGTATGAGAGAGAGTCATCCACATGATATCTCAATCACTAAAGAAGCCCCAAATTATTCAAGATAA
- a CDS encoding dicarboxylate/amino acid:cation symporter, whose protein sequence is MTKNNRLTFFIFLALVLGVGFGYYLNVKSFDSYNQAIVNADQEIAKVDAALLKVKDTADVSYAPLNAAKKQALKTRVENEKLREKKLEPLTLLSDIFLRLIKMIVAPLVFTTLVVGVAKVGDIKAVGRIGGKTMLWFVSASLLSLVLGMIMVNIFRPGETMNLPLPPENIDTGLQKAAFSIKDFISHIFPKSMTEAMATNEILQIVVFSLFFGVATAAIGEKGKVVIEFFDAVAHVILKVTGYVMNFAPFAVFGAMAAIVAKQGLSVISTYALFIGEFYSTMLLLWIILIFIGFAILKGRVFNLVSRMKEPVLVAFSTASSEAAYPRTMLQLERFGCKDKIVSFVLPLGYSFNLDGSMLYMTFASLFIAQAYGIHLSFEQQITMLLILMLTSKGIAGVPRASLVVIAGTIATFNIPEAGLALLIGIDPLLDMGRSATNVIGNSLATAVVSKWEGELSPAQD, encoded by the coding sequence ATGACTAAAAACAATCGATTAACGTTTTTTATATTTCTTGCGTTGGTACTTGGCGTAGGGTTTGGCTATTATTTAAATGTAAAATCCTTTGATAGCTACAATCAGGCTATCGTTAATGCAGATCAGGAGATCGCTAAAGTTGATGCTGCGCTTTTAAAAGTTAAGGATACCGCAGATGTGAGTTATGCGCCATTAAATGCCGCAAAAAAACAGGCTTTAAAAACCAGGGTAGAGAATGAAAAGCTTCGTGAAAAAAAATTAGAGCCTTTAACATTATTAAGTGATATTTTTCTTCGCCTGATTAAAATGATTGTGGCACCACTTGTTTTTACTACACTTGTTGTAGGGGTAGCCAAAGTAGGCGACATCAAAGCAGTGGGTCGCATTGGAGGAAAAACAATGTTGTGGTTTGTCAGTGCATCTCTATTGTCTCTTGTCCTGGGGATGATTATGGTCAATATTTTCCGTCCCGGAGAAACAATGAATTTACCCCTGCCTCCAGAAAATATTGATACCGGGCTTCAAAAAGCCGCTTTTTCAATTAAAGATTTTATCTCTCATATTTTTCCTAAAAGCATGACTGAAGCAATGGCCACAAACGAAATATTACAGATTGTGGTATTCTCCCTGTTTTTTGGTGTAGCAACTGCTGCCATTGGTGAAAAAGGAAAAGTAGTGATAGAATTTTTTGATGCCGTGGCACATGTAATCTTAAAGGTTACCGGATACGTAATGAATTTTGCGCCTTTCGCAGTTTTTGGCGCTATGGCAGCTATTGTAGCAAAACAAGGTTTAAGCGTAATTTCCACCTACGCTTTGTTTATCGGGGAGTTTTATTCTACGATGCTGTTATTGTGGATTATCTTAATTTTTATCGGATTTGCTATTTTAAAAGGCAGGGTATTTAATTTGGTTAGCCGGATGAAAGAGCCTGTTCTTGTTGCTTTTAGTACAGCCAGCAGTGAAGCTGCATATCCAAGGACAATGTTGCAATTAGAACGTTTTGGATGCAAAGATAAAATTGTAAGTTTTGTCTTGCCGCTGGGATATTCTTTTAACCTGGACGGCTCCATGCTGTACATGACATTCGCTTCGTTATTTATTGCACAAGCCTATGGCATCCATTTGTCCTTTGAGCAGCAAATAACTATGCTGTTAATCTTAATGTTAACGAGTAAGGGCATAGCAGGAGTGCCAAGGGCATCGTTAGTTGTTATTGCAGGAACCATTGCTACCTTTAATATTCCAGAAGCCGGACTTGCGCTTTTAATTGGCATTGACCCATTGCTGGACATGGGACGTTCGGCAACAAACGTAATTGGGAACAGCCTGGCTACAGCGGTAGTTAGCAAATGGGAAGGGGAGCTTTCACCTGCACAGGATTAA
- a CDS encoding acyl-CoA carboxylase subunit beta → MNLEFNKNEDLNKQTVYELKTRLKQIYKGGGEKNAAKQKEKGKLLARERIAYLLDENSEFLEVGAFAAEGMYAEQGGCPSAGVVCGIGYVSGRQCMIVANDATVKAGAWFPMTAKKNLRAQEIAMENRLPVIYLVDSAGVYLPMQDEIFPDKEHFGRMFRNNALMSADGIVQISAIMGSCVAGGAYLPIMSDEAMIVEGTGSVFLAGSYLVKSAIGEEVDNETLGGATTHSEISGVTDYKHPNDQACLDSIKNIMSMLGAPENAGYSRIKAMSPKHNSEEIYGLLPENREKQYDMLDIIERLVDNSELEQYKKEYGQSIICGLARIDGWAVGIVANQRKVVKSKKGEMQFGGVIYSDSADKAARFIMNCNQKKIPLVFLQDVTGFMVGSRSEQGGIIKDGAKMVNAVANSVVPKFTIVVGNSYGAGNYAMCGKAYDPRLIYAWPSAKIAVMGGAQAGKVLLQIQQASLKVKGEVASAEKEAELLKEITERYDSQTTPYYAASRLWVDGIIDPLETRKVISMGIEAANQSPIKRQFNVGIIQT, encoded by the coding sequence ATGAACTTAGAATTCAATAAAAACGAGGACCTGAATAAGCAAACAGTTTACGAACTGAAAACCAGGCTTAAGCAGATATATAAAGGGGGTGGGGAAAAAAATGCTGCGAAACAAAAAGAAAAAGGTAAACTACTTGCGAGGGAGAGAATTGCCTACCTTTTAGATGAGAATTCTGAATTTCTTGAAGTTGGTGCATTTGCTGCTGAGGGTATGTATGCAGAGCAGGGTGGATGTCCGAGTGCCGGTGTAGTGTGTGGAATAGGTTACGTATCTGGCAGACAATGTATGATTGTTGCCAATGACGCCACTGTTAAGGCAGGTGCATGGTTTCCTATGACCGCTAAGAAAAACTTACGAGCTCAGGAAATTGCTATGGAAAATCGTTTGCCGGTTATTTATTTAGTAGATAGTGCCGGCGTATATTTACCCATGCAGGATGAAATCTTTCCTGATAAAGAGCATTTTGGGCGGATGTTTCGAAATAATGCATTGATGTCTGCTGATGGAATTGTTCAGATTTCTGCAATTATGGGTTCTTGCGTTGCCGGGGGTGCTTACCTTCCCATCATGAGTGACGAGGCCATGATTGTAGAAGGTACTGGCTCAGTATTTTTGGCAGGATCTTATCTGGTTAAATCAGCCATTGGTGAAGAAGTAGACAATGAAACATTAGGAGGAGCAACTACTCATTCCGAAATTTCGGGGGTAACAGATTATAAGCATCCCAATGATCAGGCATGTCTGGATAGTATTAAAAATATTATGAGCATGCTTGGTGCTCCGGAAAATGCAGGTTATAGCCGTATTAAAGCTATGTCGCCAAAACATAATTCTGAAGAAATATATGGCTTACTACCTGAAAACAGAGAAAAGCAGTATGATATGCTTGATATTATTGAGCGTTTGGTAGACAATTCCGAACTGGAACAGTATAAAAAGGAATATGGACAAAGCATTATTTGTGGACTGGCTAGAATTGATGGTTGGGCAGTTGGTATTGTAGCTAACCAGCGTAAAGTTGTTAAATCAAAAAAAGGAGAAATGCAGTTTGGCGGTGTCATTTATTCAGACAGTGCCGATAAAGCGGCAAGATTTATCATGAATTGCAACCAGAAGAAAATACCATTGGTATTTTTACAGGATGTTACTGGTTTTATGGTAGGTAGTCGTTCTGAACAAGGTGGCATCATCAAAGACGGAGCTAAAATGGTTAATGCTGTAGCCAATTCTGTTGTACCAAAATTTACAATTGTAGTGGGTAACTCTTATGGTGCTGGAAATTATGCCATGTGTGGTAAAGCTTACGATCCACGATTAATATATGCCTGGCCAAGTGCAAAAATAGCCGTTATGGGAGGTGCCCAGGCAGGAAAAGTACTTCTTCAAATTCAGCAGGCATCACTTAAGGTAAAGGGAGAAGTAGCCTCAGCCGAAAAAGAAGCAGAATTACTAAAAGAGATTACAGAACGGTACGATAGCCAGACTACACCATATTATGCCGCTTCGCGACTTTGGGTAGATGGGATCATTGATCCTCTTGAAACCCGGAAGGTAATTTCAATGGGAATAGAGGCCGCAAACCAGTCACCAATAAAAAGACAATTCAATGTTGGGATAATACAAACCTAG
- a CDS encoding GNAT family N-acetyltransferase encodes MYCQFSTNEDKESKKLIHLDMNYEDLTVVNNVQAHNFELTVNGKKSFIDYKQKGNKVYLIHTEVPKEQEGQGIAAALVAKTFQYIEENGLKIVPLCTYVAHYLKRHPEWNKIVTA; translated from the coding sequence ATGTACTGTCAATTCAGCACAAATGAAGATAAAGAATCTAAAAAATTAATACATTTAGACATGAATTATGAAGATTTAACCGTAGTTAACAACGTACAGGCCCACAACTTTGAACTGACTGTAAATGGTAAGAAGTCTTTTATCGACTATAAACAGAAAGGAAATAAAGTGTACTTAATTCATACTGAAGTCCCGAAAGAGCAGGAAGGACAAGGTATCGCAGCAGCACTTGTAGCTAAAACATTCCAATACATCGAAGAAAACGGGCTTAAAATAGTGCCATTATGTACCTATGTAGCGCATTATCTGAAACGCCATCCGGAGTGGAACAAAATAGTGACAGCATAA